A region of the Tepidisphaeraceae bacterium genome:
ATCGGCCGCTCGATGGTGTGCCCCCCGACCGCCACGTCCACCTTCAACCGCGCCCGATCCGACTGGTTCGCCGCCCGTCCGTGATAGAACGTGAACGGCGTGCCGGGCACGGTCTCCTTCGCGCCGGGCACGCTGGCCCGCGCCCAGTTGGGCAACGCCAGGCCAGATGAAAACCCCGTATCTAACAACGTCCACACCTCGCGCCTGCCCACGCGAAGTGGCACCATCGGCCCACCCGTTCGGCTGACCTTCAACGGTAGCACGTCGCGGCCGTTCGGCGCGGGCAGCATGCCGTTCTGGATGATGAGCTGCTGCTTGGGAAAGTCGAACGTCAGCAGCACGTTGCGAAACGCCGGCAGGCCCAGTGCGCCGCTCATGGTGCCGCCGGCGCTGTCGAGGATCGACAGGTCCTGCACGACCGCCTCGAAGTCCTGCAGCATCGCGGCGCTAGCGCCGGTGCCGAGTTGCAGCGTCTCCAGGCGCGCGATGCCCAGCGCTCGCCGAACGTTGCCCCCCGCGTCAACCGACCGCAGGTCCGTCGCCCGCGTCTGCGCCCGCGACCCCGTGGTGAACGCCGGCGACAGCAACGACGAGAACGCGCCCGTATCGACGATCATCTCTCCCGCGAACCCGTTCCCCCGCACCGCCACGCGCGGCGTGCCGACCGTGTCCTCCACGAACGGCACCACCGACAACACCCCGTCGCCCGCCAACCGCGTCCGCGACGGCGTCGCGTCCAACGGCAACACCGGCCCGCAGCCCGCCGGCGCGAGCAGGCCCGCAAGGATCGCGATCGCATGGATAAAACGACTAAACATGCGGGATGTTATTTCTGGTCCCTCTCCCGGTACTCCGGGCGAGGTTGGGTGAGGGTGATTTCGAACTACAGAAGGCCCTCGAATGGGCACGAATCAGCACGAATAAAAAAGACGCAACATTGTATGGCTCATGTTCCTGTTGATTCGTGCTCGTTCGTGGAGAACTCTTCAATCACAAAACGTGCGGCAGTTCGCATCACCCTCACCAAGCCTCTCCCGGAGTACCGGGAGAGGAGCCGGAGGGCCCTGCGACGTCACGGCGGCGTGCTGCCTTTCCGCGTTTCCGCCTTACTAATTCCCGCGCTTCAGGATGTTCCGCAACACCGTGTGCAGGATGCCGCCGTTGCGGTAGTAGTCGACCTCCACAGGGGTATCGATACGGCAGGTGGTCACAAACGTCGTCACCTTGCCGTCTGGCGCGGTCGCCTTCACGATCACGTCCTGCATCGGCTTCAGCTGGTCGCCAAGGCGGACGTCGAACGCTTCTTCGCCGGTCAGGCCGAGCGTGGCGCGGGTCTCGCCCTTCTTATAGACGAGCGGCACGACGCCCATGCCAACCAGGTTGCTGCGGTGAATGCGCTCGAACGACTCGGCGATCACGGCCTTCACGCCCAGCAGGAACGTGCCCTTGGCGGCCCAGTCGCGGCTGCTGCCCATGCCGTAATCCTTGCCGGCGAGAATCACCAGTGGCACGCCGGCGGCTTGGTACT
Encoded here:
- a CDS encoding aspartyl protease family protein, translated to MFSRFIHAIAILAGLLAPAGCGPVLPLDATPSRTRLAGDGVLSVVPFVEDTVGTPRVAVRGNGFAGEMIVDTGAFSSLLSPAFTTGSRAQTRATDLRSVDAGGNVRRALGIARLETLQLGTGASAAMLQDFEAVVQDLSILDSAGGTMSGALGLPAFRNVLLTFDFPKQQLIIQNGMLPAPNGRDVLPLKVSRTGGPMVPLRVGRREVWTLLDTGFSSGLALPNWARASVPGAKETVPGTPFTFYHGRAANQSDRARLKVDVAVGGHTIERPIAEIGLGNVPVIGTAYLRHFAVTIDQRNGRVAFRRSSQSPIVVPPIVGPGYYVDLTTARIIAIVPNSGADRAGLKVGDQLERIEGMPFADYRAARTPLALRHGMASLTYLRNGRRQSVAVPIGVLVP